The proteins below come from a single Kosakonia sp. SMBL-WEM22 genomic window:
- the fusA gene encoding elongation factor G, translating to MPRPIPLERYRNIGISAHIDAGKTTTTERILFYTGMSHKLGEVHDGAATTDWMAQEQERGITITSAAVSCFWPGMDRNVEPHRINIIDTPGHVDFTIEVERSMRVLDGAVMVYDSVGGVQPQSETVWRQANKYHVPRLAFVNKMDRPGADFFRVVQMMIDRLKANPVPIVIPIGAEEHFTGVVDLIKMREIIWDDATQGMSFSYAPVPVELLETAQAWREKMVSAAAEANEILMDKYLETGELDEAEIIAGLRQRTIAGEIQPMLCGSAFKNKGVQRMLDAVVELMPSPLDIPAIQGVDERGQPAERHANDNEPFSALAFKLMTDPYVGQLTFIRVYSGVLKKGDAVYNPVKGKKERIGRIVQMHANDRHEVDELRAGDIAACVGLKDVTTGDTLSDPDKVITLERMEFPEPVISLAIEPKTKADQEKMGIALQRLAAEDPSFRLHTDEESGQTIISGMGELHLEIIVDRMKREFGVEANIGRPQVTYRETLRKTVKEIEGKFVRQSGGKGQYGHVVLTLEALAAGSGFVFEDATKGGVVPREYIPSVEKGLREAMNSGVLAGYPVVDVKATLTFGSYHDVDSSEMAFRMAAIFGFKEGARKADPAILEPVMHVEVETPEEYAGNIMGDLSSRRGMVQGMEERFGSQIIRADVPLAEMFGYATTLRSMSQGRATYSMEFHHYAEAPRNVAEEIIASRSKG from the coding sequence ATGCCCCGACCCATTCCTCTCGAACGTTATCGCAACATCGGTATCTCCGCGCATATCGATGCCGGTAAAACCACCACCACCGAGCGCATTCTGTTTTACACCGGGATGAGCCATAAGCTGGGGGAAGTACACGATGGCGCGGCAACCACCGACTGGATGGCGCAGGAGCAGGAGCGCGGCATTACCATCACTTCTGCGGCGGTAAGCTGCTTCTGGCCCGGTATGGATCGCAATGTTGAACCGCACCGCATCAATATTATCGATACCCCCGGGCACGTCGATTTTACTATTGAAGTGGAGCGCTCAATGCGCGTGCTGGACGGTGCGGTCATGGTCTACGACTCGGTGGGCGGCGTGCAGCCGCAGTCAGAAACCGTCTGGCGGCAGGCCAATAAGTATCATGTCCCGCGCCTGGCGTTCGTCAATAAAATGGACCGCCCCGGCGCAGATTTCTTCCGCGTAGTGCAGATGATGATCGACCGTCTGAAAGCCAACCCGGTGCCGATTGTCATCCCGATTGGTGCAGAAGAGCACTTTACGGGCGTGGTCGATCTGATCAAAATGCGCGAAATCATTTGGGATGATGCCACACAGGGCATGTCCTTCAGCTATGCACCGGTGCCTGTAGAGTTACTGGAAACTGCGCAAGCGTGGCGCGAAAAGATGGTCTCTGCGGCAGCGGAAGCGAACGAGATATTGATGGATAAATACCTTGAAACCGGCGAGCTGGACGAAGCTGAAATTATTGCCGGTCTGCGTCAGCGCACCATCGCCGGTGAAATCCAGCCGATGTTGTGCGGCAGCGCCTTTAAAAACAAAGGCGTGCAGCGCATGCTCGACGCGGTGGTTGAGCTAATGCCCTCACCGCTGGATATACCGGCGATTCAGGGCGTGGATGAACGAGGCCAGCCGGCAGAACGTCATGCGAATGATAACGAGCCCTTCTCAGCGCTCGCCTTCAAACTGATGACCGACCCTTATGTCGGCCAGCTGACTTTTATCCGCGTCTACTCCGGCGTGCTGAAAAAAGGCGATGCGGTCTACAACCCGGTGAAAGGCAAAAAAGAGCGCATCGGGCGTATTGTGCAGATGCACGCCAATGACCGACATGAAGTGGATGAGCTGCGCGCGGGCGATATCGCCGCCTGTGTCGGGTTGAAAGATGTCACCACGGGCGACACGCTCAGCGATCCCGACAAGGTGATTACGCTTGAGCGCATGGAGTTCCCGGAGCCGGTGATCTCGCTCGCTATTGAGCCGAAGACCAAAGCAGATCAGGAGAAGATGGGCATTGCGCTGCAGCGGTTGGCGGCAGAAGATCCGTCATTCCGCCTGCATACGGATGAAGAGTCCGGGCAAACTATCATCTCCGGGATGGGGGAGTTACATCTGGAGATTATCGTTGACCGCATGAAGCGCGAATTTGGCGTGGAGGCGAATATTGGCCGTCCGCAGGTCACGTACCGCGAAACGCTGCGCAAGACCGTTAAAGAGATTGAGGGCAAGTTTGTGCGCCAGTCCGGTGGGAAAGGGCAGTATGGTCATGTGGTGCTGACGCTGGAGGCACTGGCGGCGGGAAGCGGCTTTGTATTCGAAGATGCGACCAAAGGCGGCGTAGTACCGCGCGAGTATATCCCTTCCGTTGAAAAGGGGCTGCGTGAAGCGATGAATAGCGGCGTGCTGGCGGGCTACCCGGTGGTGGATGTGAAAGCGACGCTGACCTTCGGCTCCTATCACGATGTCGACTCTTCGGAGATGGCCTTCCGCATGGCGGCGATCTTTGGCTTTAAAGAGGGGGCACGCAAAGCGGATCCGGCGATCCTCGAACCGGTGATGCATGTCGAAGTAGAGACGCCGGAGGAGTACGCCGGGAATATTATGGGCGATCTCTCTTCGCGTCGCGGCATGGTGCAGGGGATGGAAGAGCGCTTCGGTAGCCAGATTATCCGCGCCGACGTCCCGCTGGCGGAGATGTTTGGCTATGCCACCACGCTGCGATCGATGTCGCAAGGGCGTGCAACCTACAGCATGGAGTTCCATCACTACGCGGAAGCGCCGCGCAATGTGGCAGAGGAGATTATCGCCAGCCGCAGTAAAGGATAA
- a CDS encoding helix-turn-helix domain-containing protein: MIANHPEREQFRLENVLFALGNPLRLAIIQRLADGSEMSCNTLRPQEVAKSTMTHHWRVLRDSGVVWQRPQGRENMISLRREDLDVCFPGLLDTLLQVMQQAK, from the coding sequence ATGATCGCTAACCACCCTGAACGTGAGCAGTTTCGCCTGGAAAATGTGCTTTTTGCGCTCGGCAACCCGCTGCGCCTGGCCATCATCCAGCGCCTTGCCGACGGCAGTGAAATGAGCTGCAACACACTGCGCCCGCAGGAGGTAGCGAAATCGACCATGACCCATCACTGGCGTGTGCTGCGCGACAGCGGCGTGGTGTGGCAGCGCCCGCAGGGGCGGGAGAATATGATTTCACTGCGCCGCGAAGATCTGGATGTCTGTTTTCCCGGCTTGCTGGATACGCTGTTGCAGGTGATGCAGCAGGCGAAGTAA
- the cobS gene encoding adenosylcobinamide-GDP ribazoletransferase, which yields MIKLFFATLSFISRIPVPGRWVQGLDGADYVRGITTFPLVGLLLGGLSGLLFTLLHTWCGAPLAALLSVLGLALLTGGFHLDGLADTCDGVFSARRRERMLEIMRDSRLGTHGGLALVFVVVAKILLLSELQLRDTPMIAALAAACAVGRGCSVLLMFGHRDARDEGLGNLFIGKVSAKDTLITLIITVLLAVVLLGYQGVLALLITMVAIYLLGWLLKRTLGGQTGDTLGAAIELGEVIFLLALL from the coding sequence ATGATCAAGTTGTTCTTCGCCACATTGTCGTTTATCAGCCGCATTCCGGTGCCTGGCCGTTGGGTACAGGGGCTGGATGGGGCGGATTATGTGCGTGGGATCACCACTTTCCCGCTGGTCGGCCTGCTGCTCGGTGGCCTGAGTGGCCTTCTTTTCACGCTGTTGCACACCTGGTGCGGCGCGCCGCTGGCGGCGCTGTTGAGCGTGCTGGGGCTGGCGCTGCTGACCGGCGGTTTTCATCTCGATGGTCTGGCAGACACCTGCGATGGCGTTTTCTCGGCTCGCCGACGCGAGCGCATGCTGGAGATCATGCGCGACAGCCGGCTTGGCACCCATGGCGGCCTGGCGCTGGTATTTGTTGTGGTGGCAAAAATCCTCCTGCTCAGCGAGTTACAGCTGCGTGATACGCCGATGATAGCGGCGCTGGCCGCAGCCTGCGCTGTCGGACGTGGCTGCTCGGTGTTACTGATGTTCGGCCACCGCGACGCCCGCGACGAAGGGCTGGGCAATCTCTTTATTGGCAAGGTTTCCGCTAAAGATACTCTTATCACCTTGATCATCACCGTACTGTTAGCTGTGGTGCTGCTCGGCTACCAGGGCGTGCTGGCGCTGCTGATCACAATGGTGGCGATTTATCTGCTCGGCTGGTTGCTCAAGCGTACCCTCGGCGGGCAGACCGGCGACACACTCGGCGCGGCGATCGAGCTTGGCGAGGTTATCTTCCTGTTAGCGCTGCTCTGA